Proteins from a genomic interval of Amphiura filiformis chromosome 9, Afil_fr2py, whole genome shotgun sequence:
- the LOC140160792 gene encoding LOW QUALITY PROTEIN: 4-hydroxybenzoate polyprenyltransferase, mitochondrial-like (The sequence of the model RefSeq protein was modified relative to this genomic sequence to represent the inferred CDS: substituted 1 base at 1 genomic stop codon) → MQDRCGGGGGLFANNELRLLQPSKLASFAQERRLNWKPTTAIVEAAPSKIQPYLRLIRFDRPIGTWLLFWPCSWSIALAADPGHFPDFYMLGLFGVGALVMRGAGCTINDMWDRDFDKSVERTQSRPIAAGDITRFQALVFLGAQLTVGLSILLSLNTYSIILGAASVLPVVVYPLMKRITNWPQLFXVRLTINWGALLGWAAVKGSCDWSVVLPLYTACMSWSIVYDTIYGHQDKKDDQTLGLKSTSIYMGEKTPYWLTGFAATMVTGLGIAGVMCEQTMPYYLALGLTAAHLGQQVWTVDLNNSQDCWNKFRSNHRLGAIIFAGIVAGTLAKVNKDKQNKDKKENKGDS, encoded by the exons ATGCAAGATAGatgtggaggaggaggaggacttTTTGCAAATAATGAGTTAAGGTTATTGCAGCCGAGTAAATTAGCATCTTTTGCTCAGGAACGGAGACTGAACTGGAAGCCTACCACAGCGATAGTGGAAGCAGCACCAAGTAAGATTCAACCATACTTGAGGCTGATTAGATTTGATAGACCAATTG gtacctggcttttattcTGGCCCTGTTCATGGAGCATAGCATTAGCAGCAGATCCAGGACATTTTCCTGATTTCTACATGTTAGGTTTGTTTGGTGTTGGAGCATTAGTGATGAGAGGAGCTGGATGCACAATAAATGACATGTGGGATAGAGACTTTGATAAGTCT GTGGAGAGAACCCAAAGCAGACCAATAGCAGCAGGTGATATAACCAGATTCCAAGCACTGGTGTTTCTTGGAGCACAACTCACTGTGGGTTTGAGTATACTACTCTCATTGAACACATACAG CATCATACTGGGAGCTGCATCTGTACTACCTGTAGTTGTCTACCCATTGATGAAAAGAATCACAAATTGGCCTCAACTTTTTTAGGTAC GTTTAACCATCAATTGGGGTGCATTACTTGGTTGGGCAGCAGTGAAAGGTTCCTGTGACTGGAGTGTAGTGCTTCCTCTCTATACGGCCTGCATGTCATGGTCCATTGTGTATGATACTATATATGGTCATCAG GACAAGAAAGATGACCAAACACTTGGGTTGAAATCAACATCTATCTACATGGGTGAGAAGACACCATATTGGTTGACTGGTTTTGCTGCTACCATGGTAACCGGCTTAGGCATTGCTGGAGTAATGTGTGAACAAACAATGCCTTATTATCTGGCTTTAGGTCTGACAGCTGCTCACCTGGGACAACAG GTATGGACAGTAGACCTGAACAATTCACAGGACTGTTGGAATAAGTTCCGGTCAAACCATAGACTTGGTGCTATCATTTTTGCTGGAATAGTGGCAGGAACTCTAGCAAAAGTAAACAAGGACAAGCAAAATAAGGACAAGAAAGAAAACAAAGGGGACAGTTGA
- the LOC140160418 gene encoding Fanconi anemia group B protein-like, with translation MSQKILTVSRGLVLTLQELAESTYNCNNGTDKAEPKRAATRSEVVSYTYDPSVTKFVKCADYELDVATNQVITCNNVEDFTSGTVHPCLLVEVHNGSEKKYHSSSTTLREDNGYKYKVVLFLQDNSKFVESGLFSCSSSLSKCKVWLLDGPTICWEDRGKLFIAKAKCDDLGIYVVEQMPRHLWSPTNSLKWCGATNEQLVVIATCPSEGNATSDVWFDDLNSEKWLTLQFSRLDISKGEIITETPVIPHPYASIVNSITVINKNLSQAVSDLCKGTNQATDTLILAATTQGQLLAFNCGKVQLVCDLPFEDACEIIVVSRWDGEDMVVVRSQSGIVCAVGRNTFQVVQQWEQVTNIYIDDFLFNGSEQMLLIPADSTSLLHGFVLTDLHTCYIDDKESKESDISGDSESLACDENLLSAIRALEARLQSGLASLRKAEGKCDERRRLIEQSQNALLKMVNGQENVMAAKDQSHLLCLYDGSMQPRDCQQNHISMVTNIDKTDNPIDVGDSWQRVIDGQWVVGVTIKNKSESILENLSMCLIPTNHGRNLNHKLDSVTSECKVRFPNRSNNGAHNSITKRIQVPSTEPIRKRRKHNTKSDDARNDCIWLEPGAETDVVTIATLPAFAGYSEMCCDLVVQWKEWSGGNHEMEDGGDEEGCWLERVKSCGRVWLLAADVVSKKLEIELTPSKSRTGEHVHHDTQALEATQMSTALDITSLHSNISCIRATLQSQLGFVAYEAMLDGLICPAGSVLWGVRVRLVIKDSCHGKMTVWTRDKQQLMLFCHSLHHHLPDDISINPPCIPLNQMEESITHSIQSMKQEITTHVTGLQSIQRTSILQGHNEEEEIMEVDQTEVTGSEVTEAAKVSEIRRKFKTEHLQLSDGEIMTVSKENVRMYELDANDCKHRTDVSVRTLARNASNCKN, from the exons ATGTCGCAAAAGATTCTGACAGTCAGCAGAGGGCTTGTTCTAACACTCCAAGAGTTGGCAGAGTCTACCTACAACTGTAACAATGGTACTGACAAAGCAGAACCAAAAAGGGCAGCCACCCGATCTGAAGTTGTCAGTTACACGTACGACCCAAGTGtgacaaaatttgtgaaatgtgctGATTATGAACTTGATGTTGCAACAAATCAAGTTATTACTTGTAATAATGTAGAAGACTTTACAAGTGGTACAGTTCATCCGTGTTTGCTTGTTGAGGTGCATAATGGCAGCGAGAAAAAATACCACTCATCTTCAACCACCTTGAGGGAGGATAATGGTTATAAATACAAAGTGGTATTGTTTCTTCAAGACAATAGCAAATTTGTAGAGTCCGGATTATTTTCTTGCAGCTCCTCTCTTTCAAAATGTAAAGTTTGGTTGCTGGATGGTCCAACAATATGTTGGGAAGACAGGGGGAAACTGTTTATTGCAAAAGCAAAATGTGATGACCTTGGTATTTATGTTGTGGAACAAATGCCAAGGCATCTCTGGAGTCCTACAAACAGTTTAAAGTGGTGTGGCGCTACTAATGAACAGTTGGTTGTTATAGCAACATGTCCATCAGAGGGTAATGCAACATCGGATGTGTGGTTTGATGATTTGAATTCTGAGAAGTGGTTAACTTTACAATTCTCAAGATTAGATATTAGCAAGGGTGAGATAATAACTGAAACGCCTGTTATCCCTCATCCATATGCAAGCATCGTCAATTCTATCACCGTCATAAATAAGAATTTGAGTCAAGCTGTCTCAGACCTCTGTAAAGGCACAAATCAAGCTACAGACACACTCATTTTAGCAGCCACTACCCAAGGACAACTGCTAGCCTTTAACTGTGGGAAGGTACAACTTGTTTGTGATCTACCATTTGAAGATGCTTGTGAAATCATAGTAGTTTCAAGATGGGATGGAGAAGACATGGTAGTGGTGAGATCACAAAGTGGAATTGTATGTGCTGTTGGAAGGAACACTTTTCAG GTTGTGCAGCAATGGGAGCAAGTGACCAATATCTACATAGATGACTTCCTCTTCAATGGTAGTGAACAGATGTTATTAATACCAGCTGATTCCACTTCTCTTCTACATGGCTTCGTTTTAACTGACTTACACACATGTTATATTGATGATAAG GAAAGCAAAGAATCTGATATAAGTGGAGATTCTGAATCACTAGCATGTGAtgaaaatttgctatcagcaataaGGGCTTTGGAAGCTAGGTTACAG aGTGGACTGGCCTCCTTGAGGAAAGCAGAGGGCAAATGTGATGAGAGAAGAAGATTGATAGAGCaatcccagaatgcattgctcaAGATGGTGAATGGACAGGAGAATGTAATGGCTGCCAAAGATCAG AGCCATCTGCTCTGTCTGTATGATGGATCTATGCAACCACGAGAttgtcaacaaaatcatatctCCATGGTAACCAATATAGACAAGACGGATAACCCCATTGATGTTGGAGATAGTTGGCAGCGTGTGATTGATGGGCAGTGGGTAGTTGGAGTTACCATCAAGAACAAATCTGAGAG cATTTTGGAAAATCTCTCTATGTGCCTGATTCCAACCAACCATGGAAGAAATCTGAATCACAAATTGGATTCAGTGACATCGGAATGCAAAGTGAGATTCCCAAATCGCTCCAATAACGGTGCACACAATAGCATCACCAAACGGATACAAGTACCATCAACTGAACCTATCAGAAAGAGGCGGAAGCACAATACCAAAAGTGACGATGCGCGGAATGATTGCATTTGGCTGGAACCAGGAGCAGAGACGGATGTCGTTACCATAGCAACATTGCCTGCATTTGCTGGTTATTCTGAGATGTGTTGTGATTTGGTGGTTCAATGGAAAGAATGGAGTGGTGGGAACCATGAGATGGAGGATGGTGGGGACGAGGAAGGATGCTGGCTTGAGAGAGTTAAGAGTTGTGGAAGAGTTTGGTTGTTAGCTGCTGATGTTGTCTCCAAGAAACTTGAAATTGAACTGACACCTTCCAAATCAAGAACAG GTGAGCATGTCCATCATGATACCCAAGCTTTGGAAGCTACACAGATGTCTACCGCCCTCGACATAACAAGCTTACATAGCAACATTAGCTGCATACGTGCAACACTCCAATCCCAGCTAGGATTCGTGGCTTACGAAGCAATGCTTGATGGTCTGATATGCCCAGCTGGAAGTGTTCTGTGGGGTGTAAGAGTTAGATTGGTGATTAAAGACTCCTGTCATGGGAAGATGACTGTATGGACCAG GGACAAACAACAATTGATGCTTTTCTGTCATAGTCTGCACCATCACCTACCAGATGATATTAGTATCAACCCACCCTGCATCCCCCTCAACCAAATGGAAGAGTCTATTACTCACAGCATCCAATCAATGAAGCAAGAGATTACTACCCATGTTACTGGGCTACAAAGTATACAAAGAACATCCATATTACAGGGCCACAATGAGGAGGAAGAGATTATGGAAGTGGATCAAACTGAAGTGACAGGGTCAGAGGTCACTGAAGCTGCAAAAGTGTCAGAAATTAGACGGAAATTTAAGACGGAACATTTGCAGTTGTCGGATGGTGAAATTATGACTGTTAGTAAGGAAAATGTGAGAATGTATGAATTGGATGCCAATGATTGTAAACATAGGACTGATGTATCAGTGAGAACTTTAGCAAGAAATGcttcaaattgcaaaaattaa